The Iamia majanohamensis genome window below encodes:
- a CDS encoding IclR family transcriptional regulator, translating to MEQSVRTVGVLDKSVAVLRALADGPLALADLVGATGLSRATAHRLASALVDHGLVRRTDDGRFALGAELVGLGRAAAAGWPWGEAAGPALAALVEATGESAQLYVREGDARRCLLSRDSAHELRSVVVEGARLPLEVGSAGRVLRDPAAAGGDGWVASVEERAPGVASVSAPVRAADGTVVAAVGISGPVDRLGPTPGPRHGPAVVAAATRIASALPR from the coding sequence GTGGAACAGAGCGTACGCACCGTCGGCGTGCTCGACAAGTCGGTGGCCGTGCTCCGGGCCCTGGCCGACGGGCCCCTCGCCCTGGCCGACCTGGTCGGGGCGACGGGGCTGTCGCGAGCCACCGCCCACCGCCTGGCCTCGGCCCTGGTCGACCACGGCCTGGTGCGCCGCACCGACGACGGCCGCTTCGCCCTCGGCGCCGAGCTGGTCGGCCTGGGCCGGGCGGCCGCCGCCGGGTGGCCCTGGGGCGAGGCCGCCGGTCCGGCCCTCGCTGCGCTCGTCGAGGCGACGGGGGAGAGCGCCCAGCTCTACGTGCGCGAGGGCGACGCCCGGCGGTGCCTGCTGTCGCGGGACTCGGCCCACGAGCTGCGCAGCGTCGTCGTGGAGGGGGCCCGGCTGCCGTTGGAGGTCGGCTCGGCCGGCCGGGTGCTGCGGGACCCGGCGGCGGCCGGCGGGGACGGGTGGGTGGCCTCGGTCGAGGAGCGGGCGCCCGGCGTGGCCTCGGTCAGCGCCCCGGTGCGCGCCGCCGACGGCACGGTGGTCGCAGCGGTGGGCATCAGCGGGCCCGTCGACCGCCTCGGCCCCACCCCGGGCCCGCGCCACGGCCCTGCCGTCGTCGCCGCCGCCACCCGCATCGCCTCCGCCCTCCCCCGGTGA
- a CDS encoding sulfite exporter TauE/SafE family protein, with translation MRRLIVLAVVGLAAQLVDGALGMAYGVTSSSLMLAVGLAPAAASASVHLSEIGTTLVSGASHWRFGNVDWRVVARLGVPGAVGAFAGATLLSNLSTEVAAPWMAAILLGLGLYVLGRFTLGRLRTVEGAPPLRSRFLAPLGLLAGFVDASGGGGWGPVATPTLLVSGRVEPRKVIGSVDTSELLVALAASLGFLIGIGGEGVRAGYVLALLAGGVLAAPFAAYLVRVIPAQMLGSMVGGIIVLTNSRTLVRQAGIEGLGSAAIYLGIVLLWAAAVAWSARTVLRDRAEAREGAGRDEEAEPVLVS, from the coding sequence GTGAGACGACTGATCGTGCTCGCCGTGGTGGGCTTGGCGGCCCAGCTGGTCGACGGTGCCCTGGGGATGGCCTACGGGGTCACCTCGTCCTCGCTGATGCTGGCGGTGGGGCTGGCCCCGGCTGCGGCCTCGGCGTCGGTGCACCTCTCGGAGATCGGCACCACGCTCGTGTCGGGCGCCTCCCACTGGCGCTTCGGCAACGTCGACTGGAGGGTCGTGGCCCGGCTGGGCGTGCCCGGGGCGGTCGGCGCCTTCGCCGGCGCCACCCTCCTGTCGAACCTCTCGACCGAGGTGGCGGCGCCCTGGATGGCGGCCATCCTCCTCGGCCTCGGCCTCTACGTCCTGGGCCGCTTCACCCTCGGCCGCCTGCGCACCGTCGAGGGCGCGCCGCCGCTGCGCTCCCGGTTCCTCGCCCCCCTCGGCCTGCTGGCCGGGTTCGTCGATGCCAGCGGGGGCGGTGGCTGGGGCCCGGTGGCCACCCCGACGCTGCTGGTGTCGGGCCGGGTCGAGCCCCGGAAGGTGATCGGCTCGGTCGACACCAGCGAGCTCCTCGTCGCCCTGGCCGCCAGCCTCGGGTTCCTCATCGGCATCGGCGGCGAGGGCGTCCGCGCCGGCTACGTGCTGGCCCTGCTGGCCGGCGGCGTGCTGGCCGCGCCGTTCGCGGCCTACCTGGTGCGGGTGATCCCGGCCCAGATGCTCGGCTCCATGGTCGGGGGGATCATCGTCCTCACCAACTCCCGGACCCTCGTCCGCCAGGCCGGCATCGAGGGCCTCGGCTCCGCTGCGATCTACCTCGGCATCGTCCTGCTGTGGGCGGCCGCCGTGGCCTGGTCGGCGCGGACCGTCCTCCGGGACCGGGCCGAGGCCCGGGAGGGCGCCGGCCGCGACGAGGAGGCCGAGCCCGTCCTGGTCAGCTGA
- a CDS encoding VOC family protein → MPRRDTTPAGHPCWIDLFTSDPDRSIAFYGELMGWEAERAGEEYGGYITFRADGDLVAGAMGNDGSEGEPDTWSVYLAVEDATATVEAATAAGAQVVVPPMAVPDKGTMAVVVDVGGAAVGLWQAAGHDGFDRLAEPGTPGWFELHTRAYAESLDFYRDVFGWDVHTASDADDFRYSTLGREEEGAAGVMDDTVMGPDGPPAHWAVYLQVDDTDKAVARVEELGGSIEMPPEDTPHGRLAACTDPTGARFMLVG, encoded by the coding sequence ATGCCCCGCCGCGACACCACCCCCGCCGGACACCCCTGCTGGATCGACCTGTTCACCTCCGACCCCGACCGCTCGATCGCCTTCTACGGCGAGCTCATGGGCTGGGAGGCCGAGCGGGCCGGGGAGGAGTACGGCGGCTACATCACCTTCCGGGCCGACGGCGACCTGGTGGCCGGGGCCATGGGCAACGACGGGAGCGAGGGCGAGCCCGACACCTGGTCGGTGTACCTGGCCGTCGAGGACGCCACCGCCACCGTCGAGGCGGCCACCGCCGCCGGCGCCCAGGTGGTCGTCCCCCCGATGGCCGTGCCCGACAAGGGCACCATGGCCGTGGTCGTCGACGTCGGCGGAGCCGCCGTCGGGCTCTGGCAGGCCGCCGGCCACGACGGCTTCGACCGCCTGGCCGAGCCCGGCACGCCGGGCTGGTTCGAGCTCCACACCCGGGCCTACGCCGAGAGCCTCGACTTCTACCGTGACGTCTTCGGCTGGGACGTCCACACCGCCAGCGACGCCGACGACTTCCGCTACAGCACGCTCGGGCGGGAGGAGGAGGGCGCCGCCGGGGTCATGGACGACACCGTGATGGGCCCCGACGGGCCGCCCGCCCACTGGGCCGTGTACCTCCAGGTCGACGACACCGACAAGGCCGTGGCCCGGGTGGAGGAGCTGGGCGGGTCGATCGAGATGCCGCCCGAGGACACCCCCCACGGCCGCCTCGCCGCCTGCACCGACCCCACCGGCGCCCGCTTCATGCTCGTGGGCTGA
- a CDS encoding SDR family oxidoreductase, with translation MPTSQTVLVTGATGYIGGRLVPELLAAGHRVRCLVRTPAKLADAEWHDRVEVVEGDLGDGASVGEAMEGVDSAYFLVHSMGGAKDFAAQDREFASTFRDAAAKAGVSRLVYLGGLGDDDDPDLSDHLKSRHEVGRVLADGPVPVTELRAAVIIGSGSASFEMLRSLVEVLPAMVTPRWVRNRCQPIAIRDVLFYLVTVISTPEAEGRVLEVGGADVLSYADMMRTYAEVAGLKRRIIRPVPVLTPTLSSRWVGLVTPLPAALARPLVESLISEVYVTDRPIGEVIPHDPVGFERALELALRRISDLEVTTRWSDAALPGRTPADPLPTDPDWSGGRLLLDEQEVTTEAPPEAVFATVEGIGGDRGWYVTPFLWSARGVIDKLVGGVGMRRGRRHPDRMGVGDAVDFWRVEAVEPPSLVRLRAEMRLPGEAWLEWRIDRDDGRTRVRQRALFHPRGLLGRAYWYVLVPFHVLIFKRMCHKIVDASGPAPDHVPETTSVS, from the coding sequence GTGCCCACGTCGCAGACCGTCCTCGTCACCGGTGCCACCGGCTACATCGGCGGCCGCCTGGTGCCCGAGCTCCTCGCCGCCGGCCACCGGGTCCGCTGCCTGGTCCGCACCCCGGCCAAGCTGGCCGACGCCGAGTGGCACGACCGCGTCGAGGTGGTCGAGGGCGACCTGGGCGACGGGGCGTCGGTGGGCGAGGCCATGGAGGGCGTCGACAGCGCCTACTTCCTCGTCCACTCCATGGGCGGGGCCAAGGACTTCGCGGCCCAGGACCGGGAGTTCGCCAGCACCTTCCGCGACGCCGCGGCCAAGGCGGGCGTGTCCCGCCTCGTCTACCTCGGCGGGCTGGGCGACGACGACGACCCGGACCTGAGCGACCACCTGAAGAGCCGCCACGAGGTGGGCCGCGTCCTCGCCGACGGGCCCGTGCCGGTCACCGAGCTGCGCGCCGCGGTGATCATCGGCTCCGGCTCGGCCAGCTTCGAGATGCTGCGCTCGCTGGTCGAGGTCCTCCCGGCCATGGTCACCCCCCGCTGGGTGCGCAACCGCTGCCAGCCCATCGCCATCCGCGACGTGCTCTTCTACCTCGTCACCGTCATCTCCACCCCCGAGGCCGAGGGGCGGGTCCTGGAGGTGGGCGGGGCCGACGTCCTCTCCTACGCCGACATGATGCGGACCTACGCCGAGGTCGCCGGGCTCAAGCGGCGCATCATCCGGCCCGTGCCGGTGCTGACCCCCACCCTGTCGTCGCGCTGGGTGGGCCTGGTCACCCCCCTCCCGGCGGCGCTGGCCCGGCCCCTGGTGGAGAGCCTGATCAGCGAGGTCTACGTCACCGACCGGCCCATCGGCGAGGTGATCCCGCACGACCCGGTGGGCTTCGAGCGGGCCCTCGAGCTGGCCCTCCGCCGCATCAGCGACCTCGAGGTCACCACCCGCTGGTCCGACGCCGCCCTCCCCGGCCGCACGCCGGCCGACCCCCTGCCCACCGACCCCGACTGGTCGGGCGGCCGCCTGCTCCTCGACGAGCAGGAGGTCACGACCGAGGCCCCGCCCGAGGCCGTGTTCGCCACCGTCGAGGGCATCGGTGGCGACCGGGGCTGGTACGTCACCCCGTTCCTCTGGAGCGCGCGCGGCGTGATCGACAAGCTGGTCGGGGGCGTGGGGATGCGCCGGGGCCGGCGCCACCCCGACCGCATGGGCGTCGGCGACGCCGTCGACTTCTGGCGGGTGGAGGCGGTCGAGCCGCCCTCCCTCGTGCGCCTCCGGGCCGAGATGCGCCTGCCCGGCGAGGCCTGGCTGGAGTGGCGGATCGACCGCGACGACGGCCGGACCCGGGTGCGCCAGCGGGCCCTGTTCCACCCCCGGGGCCTGCTCGGCCGGGCCTACTGGTACGTCCTCGTGCCCTTCCACGTGCTCATCTTCAAGCGCATGTGCCACAAGATCGTCGACGCCTCGGGACCGGCCCCCGACCACGTCCCGGAGACCACCTCGGTCAGCTGA
- a CDS encoding alpha/beta fold hydrolase → MSDQLVQPDDDATTPPAAPAPADEEAMDTTTSVDRDTSAGDSPDDGVAAPPGLPPGRMVDLAGRGPSWVRADDDAGGRTDVLVVHGWTVTADTTFAPSYPALADRYRVIAPDLRGHGRGLRTAGRVRLEDLADDLAQVLDGVGSDRAVVVGYSLGGAVAQLLWRRHPERVAGLVLCSTARNFQSGPVGDLWYRGQGWLAPAVRAWPGPARNRMVQAVNGKVSDGPYAEWYRRELLRSDPATLLRVGAALGRFRSNAWIGEVDVPAAVVITTEDRTVPTRRQRGLARALPDAAVHEVAGPHNSAVTQAAEWVPALRRALDGLELDPA, encoded by the coding sequence ATGAGCGACCAGCTGGTCCAGCCCGACGACGACGCCACCACGCCTCCCGCCGCGCCCGCTCCGGCCGACGAGGAGGCGATGGACACCACGACCTCCGTCGACCGGGACACGTCCGCCGGCGACTCCCCGGACGACGGCGTCGCCGCCCCGCCCGGGCTGCCGCCGGGCCGCATGGTCGACCTGGCCGGGCGCGGCCCCTCCTGGGTGCGGGCCGACGACGACGCCGGCGGGCGCACCGACGTGCTCGTCGTCCACGGCTGGACCGTCACCGCCGACACCACCTTCGCCCCCAGCTACCCGGCCCTGGCCGACCGGTACCGGGTGATCGCCCCCGACCTGCGGGGCCACGGGCGAGGCCTGCGGACCGCGGGTCGGGTGCGCCTGGAAGACCTGGCCGACGACCTGGCCCAAGTCCTCGACGGGGTCGGCTCGGATCGGGCCGTCGTCGTCGGCTACTCCCTCGGCGGCGCGGTGGCCCAGCTGCTCTGGCGCCGGCACCCCGAGCGGGTGGCCGGGCTGGTGCTGTGCTCCACGGCCCGCAACTTCCAGTCGGGCCCGGTGGGCGACCTCTGGTACCGGGGCCAGGGCTGGCTCGCCCCGGCGGTGCGGGCCTGGCCGGGCCCGGCCCGCAACCGGATGGTCCAGGCGGTCAACGGCAAGGTCAGCGACGGGCCCTACGCCGAGTGGTACCGACGGGAGCTGCTGCGCAGCGACCCCGCCACCCTCCTGCGGGTGGGCGCCGCCCTCGGGCGGTTCCGGTCGAACGCCTGGATCGGCGAGGTCGACGTGCCCGCCGCCGTGGTCATCACCACCGAGGACCGCACGGTGCCCACCCGGCGCCAGCGGGGCCTGGCCCGGGCCCTCCCCGACGCCGCCGTGCACGAGGTCGCCGGCCCCCACAACAGCGCCGTCACCCAGGCCGCCGAGTGGGTCCCCGCCCTGCGCCGGGCCCTCGACGGCCTCGAGCTCGACCCGGCCTGA
- a CDS encoding GatB/YqeY domain-containing protein has protein sequence MLADQIQTDLTTAMKARDELTTTVLRSALAAVKEARVSGSEAHDLSDDDVVALLGKEAKKREEAAAAYDDAGRDEQAARERAEAEVLARYLPAPLTDDELAALVDRVLADGGFSTPKDMGPAMKATQAEVAGRADGKAVSALVKARLTGS, from the coding sequence ATGCTCGCCGACCAGATCCAGACCGACCTCACCACGGCCATGAAGGCCCGTGACGAGCTCACCACCACGGTGCTGCGCTCCGCCCTCGCTGCGGTGAAGGAGGCCCGGGTCTCGGGCTCCGAGGCCCACGACCTGAGCGACGACGACGTCGTGGCCCTGCTGGGCAAGGAGGCCAAGAAGCGCGAGGAGGCGGCCGCGGCCTACGACGACGCCGGCCGCGACGAGCAGGCCGCCCGGGAGCGGGCCGAGGCCGAGGTGCTGGCCCGCTACCTCCCGGCCCCGCTCACCGACGACGAGCTGGCCGCCCTGGTCGACCGGGTCCTGGCCGACGGCGGCTTCTCCACCCCGAAGGACATGGGCCCGGCCATGAAGGCCACCCAGGCCGAGGTCGCGGGCCGGGCCGACGGCAAGGCCGTCAGCGCCCTCGTGAAGGCCCGCCTCACCGGCTCCTGA
- the leuC gene encoding 3-isopropylmalate dehydratase large subunit: MVRQSSHDTRHRGGAVTRPRTLSEKVWDAHVVQRGDGEPDLLYIDLHLVHEVTSPQAFDGLRLQGRTVRRPDLTIATEDHNVPTADTHLQIADPVSRTQVDTLRANAAEFGITHHPMGSDGQGIVHIIGPEQGLTLPGMTIVCGDSHTSTHGAFGALAFGIGTSEVEHVLATQTLPQSPARTLAITVDGELPAGSTAKDVILAILGRIGTGGGMGHIAEYRGSVIEALSMEGRMTVCNMSIEAGAKAGMIAPDETTFRYLEGRAHAPAGETWAEAEAHWRTLATDPDATFDKEVRLDGAEILPHVSWGTNPGQVAPLDGRVPRPEDLADAGERQAAERALEYMGLAGGTPLREVGVDTVFIGSCTNGRIEDLRAVADVARGRRVASGLRTLVVPGSWKVKAQAEEEGLDRVLVEAGFDWRDPGCSMCLAMNPDKLEPGERCASTSNRNFEGRQGRGGRTHLVSPAVAAATAVAGHLAAPSDLAPAGA, translated from the coding sequence ATGGTGAGACAGTCAAGCCACGACACGCGACACCGAGGAGGCGCCGTGACCCGGCCCAGGACCCTGAGCGAGAAGGTGTGGGACGCCCACGTCGTCCAGCGCGGCGACGGCGAGCCCGACCTGCTCTACATCGACCTCCACCTCGTCCACGAGGTCACCAGCCCCCAGGCCTTCGACGGCCTCCGCCTCCAGGGGCGCACGGTGCGACGGCCCGACCTCACCATCGCGACCGAGGACCACAACGTCCCCACCGCCGACACCCACCTCCAGATCGCGGACCCGGTCTCGCGCACCCAGGTCGACACCCTGCGCGCCAACGCGGCCGAGTTCGGCATCACCCACCACCCCATGGGCAGCGACGGCCAGGGGATCGTCCACATCATCGGCCCCGAGCAGGGCCTCACCCTGCCGGGCATGACCATCGTCTGCGGCGACAGCCACACCTCCACCCACGGGGCCTTCGGCGCCCTGGCCTTCGGCATCGGCACCAGCGAGGTCGAGCACGTCCTGGCCACCCAGACCCTCCCCCAGAGCCCGGCCCGGACCCTCGCCATCACCGTCGACGGCGAGCTGCCGGCGGGCAGCACGGCCAAGGACGTGATCCTCGCCATCCTGGGCCGCATCGGCACCGGCGGCGGCATGGGCCACATCGCCGAGTACCGGGGCTCGGTCATCGAGGCGCTGTCGATGGAGGGCCGCATGACCGTCTGCAACATGTCGATCGAGGCCGGGGCCAAGGCGGGGATGATCGCCCCCGACGAGACCACCTTCCGCTACCTCGAGGGCCGGGCCCACGCCCCGGCGGGCGAGACCTGGGCCGAGGCCGAGGCCCACTGGCGCACGCTCGCCACCGACCCCGACGCCACCTTCGACAAGGAGGTCCGCCTCGACGGGGCCGAGATCCTCCCCCACGTCTCGTGGGGCACCAACCCCGGCCAGGTCGCCCCCCTCGACGGCCGGGTCCCCCGCCCCGAGGACCTGGCCGACGCGGGCGAGCGCCAGGCCGCCGAGCGGGCCCTCGAGTACATGGGCCTGGCCGGCGGCACGCCCCTCCGCGAGGTCGGCGTCGACACCGTCTTCATCGGCTCCTGCACCAACGGACGCATCGAGGACCTGCGGGCGGTCGCCGACGTGGCCCGCGGCCGGCGGGTCGCCTCCGGGCTGCGCACCCTCGTGGTGCCGGGCTCGTGGAAGGTCAAGGCCCAGGCCGAGGAGGAGGGCCTCGACCGGGTGCTCGTCGAGGCCGGCTTCGACTGGCGCGACCCCGGCTGCTCCATGTGCCTGGCCATGAACCCCGACAAGCTGGAGCCGGGTGAGCGCTGCGCCAGCACCAGCAACCGCAACTTCGAGGGCCGCCAGGGCCGGGGGGGGCGCACCCACCTGGTGTCCCCCGCCGTCGCCGCCGCCACCGCGGTGGCCGGCCACCTCGCCGCCCCGTCCGACCTCGCCCCGGCAGGAGCCTGA
- a CDS encoding MBL fold metallo-hydrolase: MDDHASPGRHQQVADGSHAWLQGTGGWGWSNAGLVVGDGASLLVDTLFDLPLTRAMLDGLAPLTAGAPIATLVNTHANGDHCYGNELVAEAEIVASEATAEEMAEVTPELLGALSAAEGPTGELFRRFFGEFDFGGITVTSPTRTFSDRLGLDVAGRRVDLVEVGPAHTRGDTIVHVPDDGVVFTGDICFIEGTPIVWAGPLSGWVDALDLIVDLDPAVVVPGHGPVTDVAGVLRVRDYLTWVDGEARARHDRGMTAEEAARDIARDLEGSPFGAWGEEGRIAVNVETAFRHLDPAHPPADIVTLFSRMAELEGWAPSS, translated from the coding sequence ATGGACGACCACGCCTCCCCGGGCCGACACCAGCAGGTGGCCGACGGCAGCCACGCCTGGCTCCAGGGCACCGGCGGGTGGGGCTGGTCCAACGCCGGGCTGGTGGTGGGCGACGGCGCCTCGCTGCTCGTCGACACCCTCTTCGACCTGCCCCTCACCCGGGCCATGCTCGACGGGCTGGCCCCGCTCACCGCCGGCGCCCCCATCGCCACCCTGGTCAACACCCACGCCAACGGCGACCACTGCTACGGCAACGAGCTGGTGGCCGAGGCCGAGATCGTCGCCTCGGAGGCGACCGCCGAGGAGATGGCCGAGGTGACCCCCGAGCTGCTCGGCGCCCTCTCGGCCGCCGAGGGCCCCACCGGCGAGCTGTTCCGGCGCTTCTTCGGCGAGTTCGACTTCGGCGGCATCACCGTCACGTCCCCGACCCGCACCTTCTCGGACCGCCTCGGCCTCGACGTCGCCGGTCGGCGGGTCGACCTGGTCGAGGTGGGCCCGGCCCACACCCGGGGCGACACCATCGTCCACGTCCCCGACGACGGCGTGGTGTTCACCGGCGACATCTGCTTCATCGAGGGCACGCCCATCGTCTGGGCCGGGCCGCTCTCGGGCTGGGTCGACGCCCTCGACCTCATCGTCGACCTCGACCCCGCCGTGGTGGTCCCGGGCCACGGCCCGGTGACCGACGTGGCCGGCGTGCTGCGGGTGCGCGACTACCTGACGTGGGTCGACGGCGAGGCCCGGGCCCGCCACGACCGGGGCATGACCGCCGAGGAGGCGGCCCGCGACATCGCCCGGGACCTGGAGGGCTCCCCCTTCGGCGCGTGGGGGGAGGAGGGGCGCATCGCGGTCAACGTCGAGACCGCCTTCCGCCACCTCGACCCCGCCCACCCGCCGGCCGACATCGTCACCCTGTTCTCCCGGATGGCCGAGCTCGAGGGCTGGGCCCCCTCGTCCTAG
- a CDS encoding DUF4214 domain-containing protein: MRTLRRVAAALVGVAVAGVLLAVPTSPAGAAGVTTHAWMGLTAIERVSAPELAALLDAHRDQVRAGAMFPDGGYIPGNVHGEEAHWSRFTDAYAARLMARTDCGDLTRPDGPCAAEVAHLMGVIAHGAGDEVWDWLFEPVSPDLDEYYLPEALSAVQDGGGQELTMDIVAIGLHDRPVGPLPALPSKPDIMGAFADVGRTDITEAMVDTGQAGLGIISEAEAGFVAEHLAGVRREMPWMTTNLVSAPGGVSYAADAIAGQWDSMWGRLLGDQPPTRVSVTYPADGQRRIPAAGWVRSYQPGSAPGRGGARTRIAASLTWSLPYVPRSGPSVSAQLPPGAMTLTPVDGTDPLPLLSGYPRAVPYGPDAGEHTIDLQPAADLQPCAWYRVDVTDALLDADGEPVVPTSWTFRTGLDAAGSRCPDDPYTPVENHVRALYQDLLGRTPSDPEVGGWTAQVERGLSRPALVAALVGSGEARRRLVDAAYASDLDRTPDPDGRAFWTEYLRTHPVTMLRTRLLASPEVYAQGGGTDEGYVAHLYDVVLQRPVDTTGSDFWTAQLAGGLSRAAVARRLLVSAEVTRRAVRTTYEDLVDRTPGTAEVDFWAPRVASTDTRTLVRALLRTDAYVAQAQVP, from the coding sequence ATGAGGACGCTGCGGAGGGTCGCGGCCGCGCTGGTGGGGGTGGCGGTGGCCGGCGTGCTGCTGGCCGTGCCCACCTCGCCCGCCGGGGCCGCAGGGGTGACCACCCACGCCTGGATGGGCCTCACGGCCATCGAGCGGGTGTCTGCGCCCGAGCTGGCCGCCCTCCTCGACGCCCACCGCGACCAGGTGCGGGCCGGGGCGATGTTCCCCGACGGGGGCTACATCCCCGGCAACGTCCACGGCGAGGAGGCCCACTGGTCGCGCTTCACCGACGCCTACGCCGCCCGCCTGATGGCCCGCACCGACTGCGGCGACCTCACCCGGCCGGACGGGCCCTGCGCGGCCGAGGTCGCCCACCTGATGGGCGTGATCGCCCACGGCGCCGGCGACGAGGTGTGGGACTGGCTGTTCGAGCCGGTGTCGCCCGACCTCGACGAGTACTACCTGCCCGAGGCGCTGTCGGCCGTGCAGGACGGCGGCGGCCAGGAGCTGACGATGGACATCGTGGCCATCGGCCTCCACGACCGCCCCGTCGGCCCTCTGCCGGCCCTGCCCTCGAAGCCCGACATCATGGGCGCCTTCGCCGACGTGGGCCGGACCGACATCACCGAGGCCATGGTCGACACCGGCCAGGCCGGGCTCGGGATCATCTCCGAGGCCGAGGCCGGCTTCGTGGCCGAGCACCTGGCCGGGGTGCGGCGCGAGATGCCCTGGATGACCACCAACCTGGTCAGCGCGCCCGGCGGGGTGAGCTACGCCGCCGACGCCATCGCCGGGCAGTGGGACTCGATGTGGGGCCGGCTCCTCGGCGACCAGCCGCCCACCCGGGTCTCGGTCACCTACCCGGCCGACGGCCAGCGTCGCATCCCCGCCGCCGGGTGGGTCCGCTCCTACCAGCCGGGCTCGGCGCCGGGACGGGGCGGGGCCCGCACCCGCATCGCCGCCTCCCTCACCTGGTCGCTCCCCTACGTGCCCCGCAGCGGGCCGTCGGTGTCGGCCCAGCTGCCCCCGGGCGCCATGACCCTCACCCCCGTCGACGGCACCGACCCGCTGCCCCTCCTGTCCGGCTACCCCCGGGCCGTGCCCTACGGCCCCGACGCCGGCGAGCACACCATCGACCTCCAGCCCGCGGCCGACCTCCAGCCCTGCGCCTGGTACCGGGTCGACGTCACCGACGCGCTCCTCGACGCCGACGGCGAGCCGGTGGTCCCCACGTCGTGGACCTTCCGCACGGGCCTCGACGCGGCCGGAAGCCGCTGCCCCGACGACCCCTACACACCGGTCGAGAACCACGTGCGGGCCCTGTACCAGGACCTCCTGGGCCGCACCCCGTCGGACCCCGAGGTCGGCGGCTGGACGGCCCAGGTCGAGCGGGGCCTGTCCCGGCCCGCCCTGGTGGCGGCCCTGGTCGGGTCGGGCGAGGCCCGGCGCAGGCTGGTCGACGCGGCCTACGCCTCGGACCTGGACCGGACGCCGGACCCCGACGGCCGGGCATTCTGGACCGAGTACCTCCGCACCCACCCGGTGACCATGCTGCGCACCCGTCTCCTGGCCTCACCCGAGGTCTACGCCCAGGGCGGCGGCACCGACGAGGGCTACGTGGCCCACCTCTACGACGTCGTCCTCCAGCGCCCGGTCGACACGACGGGCTCGGACTTCTGGACCGCGCAGCTGGCCGGGGGCCTGTCGCGCGCCGCGGTGGCCCGACGCCTGCTGGTGAGCGCCGAGGTCACCCGCCGGGCCGTGCGCACGACCTACGAAGACCTGGTGGACCGCACCCCTGGCACCGCCGAGGTCGACTTCTGGGCCCCGCGGGTCGCGTCCACCGACACCCGGACCCTCGTGCGGGCCCTGCTGCGCACCGACGCCTACGTGGCCCAGGCCCAGGTGCCCTGA
- the leuD gene encoding 3-isopropylmalate dehydratase small subunit, producing MDPVHIVTGTAVPLDRSDVDTDQIIPSDWLKQVSRTGFEKGLFSEWRDDRDFVLNKQEHAGATILLAGSNFGTGSSREHAVWAIQQYGFQAVVSPRFGDIFRNNATKNGLVPVVVEPEVGERLLRAVEADPDLEITIDVDRRTIEAPAIGLVAEFPLDDSVRHRFLEGLDDVALTLQHDARIGTFEDGRPTWLPTTA from the coding sequence ATGGACCCCGTCCACATCGTCACCGGCACCGCGGTCCCCCTCGACCGCTCCGACGTCGACACCGACCAGATCATCCCCTCGGACTGGCTCAAGCAGGTCAGCCGCACCGGGTTCGAGAAGGGCCTCTTCTCGGAGTGGCGCGACGACCGCGACTTCGTGCTCAACAAGCAGGAGCACGCGGGCGCCACCATCCTCCTGGCCGGGTCCAACTTCGGCACCGGCTCGTCGCGCGAGCACGCCGTCTGGGCCATCCAGCAGTACGGCTTCCAGGCCGTCGTGAGCCCCCGCTTCGGCGACATCTTCCGCAACAACGCCACCAAGAACGGCCTGGTGCCGGTGGTGGTCGAGCCCGAGGTGGGCGAGCGGCTCCTGCGGGCGGTCGAGGCCGACCCCGACCTGGAGATCACCATCGACGTGGACCGGCGCACCATCGAGGCCCCCGCCATCGGCCTGGTCGCCGAGTTCCCCCTCGACGACTCGGTCCGGCACCGCTTCCTCGAGGGCCTCGACGACGTGGCCCTCACCCTGCAGCACGACGCCCGCATCGGCACCTTCGAGGACGGCCGGCCCACCTGGCTGCCCACCACCGCCTGA